TAGGCCATGCCGAGCAGCGCGATCGGCGAGACCAGGTGCCACTCGAACTCCTGCAGCCCGACCGGGCTCCACGAGAACGCGTAGCGAAGCAGCACGTTGGCGGCCACCAGCAGCACCAGCGCGAGCACCGAGGCGCGCGCCACCCAGCCGAGCGCCAGGACGACGCGCTCGAGCGAGGCATTGAATGCATTCATCTCGATACCTCGAGGCGGGAGGGCCGCCGCATCGGCAGGACGCAGCGGCCCGTGTCGCTCAGAGCGACAGGAAGGTCTTCTCGCTGACCCCGGCCCACGACTCGTGCTTCTTGCGGAAGGCCATGAACGCGTCGTGCACCTTGCGGGTGGCCGGGTCGGCCTTCGCCAGGCCCTCGAGCGTGTCGGCGGTGACCGTCTTGAGCTTCGCGATCACGTCCGCGGGCAAGGGCTGCGCCTTCACGCCGTGGTTGGCGACCAGGTCGGCCAGCGCGTCGGCGTTGACCGCCTCGCACCAGGCGTGACTCTCGGTGTTGCAGGCCATCGCGGCGGCCTGAACCACGGCCTGCAGGTCCTTGGGCAGGCTGTCCCAGGCCTTCTTGTTGATCATCAGCTCGGTCACGTTGGTCGGCTCGTGCCAGCCGGTGGTGTAGTAGTACTTCGCGGCCTTCTGCAGGCCCAGCCGGCGATCCTGGTAGGGGCCGACGAATTCGGCCGCGTCGATCACGCCGCGCTCGAGCGCCGGGAAGATCTCGCCGCCCGGCAGCAGCCGCACCGCGACGCCGAGCTCGCTGTAGACCTTGCCGGCCAGACCGGGGATGCGCATCTTCAGGCCGTCGAAGTCCTTGATGCTCTCGATCGGCTTGCGGAACCAGCCGGTCATCTGCACACCGGTATTGCCCATCGGGAAGGCGATCAGGCCGCGCTCGGCGTACAGCTCGTGCCACAGCTTCAGGCCGCCGCCGTGATAGAGCCACGCGTTCATGCCCTGCGTGTTCATGCCGAAGGGCACCGTGGTGAAGTACTGGGCGGCGGGCACCTTGCCGGCCCAGAAGTAGGCATTGGCCGCGTTCATCTCGACCGTGCCCTTGGACACCGCGTCGAAGCCCTCGAGCGCCGGAATCAGCTCGCCGGCGGCGAA
This genomic window from Zeimonas sediminis contains:
- a CDS encoding TRAP transporter substrate-binding protein; the encoded protein is MIPTRRSLISGAAAASGLILGAPAVVRAQPKTFSWKMTNAYGPGSPFYVQGPGSPTDFCKKVEEMSGGRLKIQHFAAGELIPALEGFDAVSKGTVEMNAANAYFWAGKVPAAQYFTTVPFGMNTQGMNAWLYHGGGLKLWHELYAERGLIAFPMGNTGVQMTGWFRKPIESIKDFDGLKMRIPGLAGKVYSELGVAVRLLPGGEIFPALERGVIDAAEFVGPYQDRRLGLQKAAKYYYTTGWHEPTNVTELMINKKAWDSLPKDLQAVVQAAAMACNTESHAWCEAVNADALADLVANHGVKAQPLPADVIAKLKTVTADTLEGLAKADPATRKVHDAFMAFRKKHESWAGVSEKTFLSL